The following are from one region of the Populus trichocarpa isolate Nisqually-1 chromosome 8, P.trichocarpa_v4.1, whole genome shotgun sequence genome:
- the LOC7498217 gene encoding folate synthesis bifunctional protein, mitochondrial yields MILFKQLLPTKRGLGGALNHFRGSSFRLFSSSPETFVEIRSQEKEVVIALGSNVGNRLHNFNEALRLMKKSGINITRHACLYETAPAYVTDQPQFLNSAVRGVTKLWPHELLGVLKKIEKDMGRTAGIRYGPRPIDLDILFYGKFRVSSDILTVPHERIWERPFVMAPLMDLLGADVENDTVACWHSLSIHSGGLFESWEKLGGECIIGKDGMKRVLPIGNDLWDWSLKTSVMGILNLTPDSFSDGGKFQSVEAAVSQVRLMISEGADMIDLGAQSTRPVASRISPQEELDRLIPVLEAILKMPEMNGKLISVDTFYSEVASEAVSKGAHIVNDVSGGQLDPNMTKVVAGLEVPYVAMHMRGDPATMQNSENLQYDDVCKQVASELYSRVKDAELSGIPVWRIIIDPGLGFSKKTEHNLELLMGLPSIRAEIARKSLAMSHSPVLLGSSRKKFLGETCSRPAASERDPATVASVTAGVLGGANIVRVHNVRDNLDAVKLCDAMLKYKRSPA; encoded by the exons ATGATTCTTTTCAAGCAGCTGCTGCCCACCAAACGTGGGCTAGGTGGTGCCTTGAACCACTTCAGAG GATCTTCCTTTCGCCTTTTCAGTTCATCCCCAGAAACATTTGTGGAAATTCGTTCACAAGAGAAGGAAGTAGTGATTGCTTTAGGAAGCAACGTGGGCAACagacttcataattttaatGAAGCATTGCGACTGATGAAGAAATCTGGAATAAACATCACTAGACATGCCTGTTTATATGAGACAGCGCCTGCCTATGTCACTGATCAGCCTCAGTTCCTTAACTCTGCGGTTAGAGGTGTTACGAAACTTTGGCCACATGAGTTGTTGGGAGTGCTTAAGAAAATCGAGAAGGATATGGGTCGTACTGCGGGGATAAGGTATGGACCAAGACCGATTGATTTGGATATATTGTTTTACGGAAAGTTCAGGGTTAGTTCTGATATACTTACTGTTCCTCATGAGAGAATTTGGGAGAGACCATTTGTAATGGCCCCGTTGATGGATTTACTGGGAGCAGATGTAGAGAATGATACAGTTGCATGCTGGCATTCTTTGTCAATACATTCTGGTGGACTCTTTGAATCATGGGAGAAACTGGGTGGTGAATGTATAATTGGAAAGGATGGGATGAAAAGAGTCCTGCCCATTGGAAATGATTTGTGGGATTGGTCCCTGAAAACTTCTGTGATGGGTATACTTAATTTGACCCCAGATAGTTTTAGTGATGGAGGAAAGTTTCAGTCTGTGGAGGCTGCGGTTTCTCAAGTCCGCTTGATGATTTCAGAAGGGGCAGATATGATTGATTTGGGTGCACAATCAACAAGACCAGTGGCTTCAAGGATATCCCCTCAGGAGGAATTAGATAGACTAATCCCTGTCTTAGAAGCCATTCTAAAGATGCCAGAGATGAATGGAAAGCTCATATCTGTCGATACCTTTTACTCGGAAGTTGCTTCAGAAGCAGTCAGCAAGGGTGCTCATATTGTAAATGATGTATCTGGTGGACAGTTAGACCCTAACATGACTAAGGTTGTTGCTGGCCTTGAGGTTCCTTATGTTGCCATGCACATGAGAGGAGACCCAGCTACGATGCAGAATAGTGAGAACCTGCAGTATGATGATGTTTGTAAGCAGGTTGCCTCTGAGTTGTATTCACGGGTTAAAGATGCAGAATTATCTGGTATACCTGTCTGGAGGATTATTATTGATCCCGGGCTTGGATTTTCAAAGAAAACCGAGCATAATTTGGAACTTCTCATGGGGCTGCCATCCATTAGAGCAGAGATTGCAAGGAAAAGCTTGGCTATGTCTCATTCTCCTGTCTTGTTAGGATCTTCTAGAAAGAAATTTTTAGGTGAAACTTGCTCTCGTCCCGCTGCAAGCGAGAGAGATCCTGCAACAGTAGCTTCAGTCACTGCTGGGGTTTTGGGAGGTGCAAACATTGTAAGAGTACATAATGTTAGAGATAATCTAGATGCTGTTAAGCTCTGCGATGCAATGCTGAAGTACAAGAGATCTCCTGCATAA
- the LOC7498218 gene encoding UDP-arabinopyranose mutase 3 translates to MAGSAIKPTPLLKDELDIVIPTIRNLDFLEMWRPFFEQYHLIIVQDGDPSKTIKVPDGFDYELYNRNDINRILGPKASCISFKDSACRCFGYMVSKKKYIYTIDDDCFVAKNPSGEQINALEQHIKNLLSPSTPYFFNTLYDPYREGADFVRGYPFSLREGAATAVSHGLWLNIPDYDAPTQLVKPLERNKRYVDAVLTVPKGTLFPMCGMNLAFNRELIGPAMYFGLMGDGQPIGRYDDMWAGWCMKVICDHMGWGVKTGLPYIWHSKASNPFVNLKKEYRGIYWQEDLIPFFQAAVLPKECVTVQQCYIELAKQVKEKLGKVDPYFIKLADAMVTWIEAWDGLNSSEEKSSKQPNGTAK, encoded by the exons ATGGCAGGATCTGCAATCAAACCCACACCCCTTTTGAAAGATGAGCTGGATATAGTGATACCCACTATTAGAAACCTTGATTTCTTGGAGATGTGGAGGCCTTTTTTTGAGCAATATCACTTGATTATAGTCCAAGATGGTGATCCATCAAAGACAATCAAGGTCCCTGACGGTTTTGACTATGAGCTCTACAACAGGAATGATATTAATAGGATTCTGGGTCCTAAGGCTTCTTGCATTTCATTCAAGGACTCTGCTTGTCGCTGCTTTGGTTACATGGTCTCCAAGAAGAAGTATATCTACACCATTGATGATGATTGCTTT GTTGCCAAAAACCCATCAGGCGAACAGATTAATGCACTCGAGCAGCACATCAAAAACCTTCTGAGCCCATCCACTCCATATTTCTTTAACACTCTTTATGATCCGTACAGAGAAGGTGCAGACTTTGTTCGTGGATATCCTTTCAGTCTTCGAGAAGGTGCTGCCACTGCTGTTTCTCATGGCCTCTGGCTTAATATCCCTGATTATGATGCTCCCACCCAGCTTGTGAAACCTCTGGAGAGAAATAAGCG ATATGTTGATGCTGTTCTGACAGTACCTAAGGGAACCCTTTTCCCGATGTGTGGTATGAATCTAGCATTCAATCGTGAATTGATTGGACCTGCTATGTATTTTGGACTCATGGGAGATGGTCAGCCAATCGGACGATATGATGACATGTGGGCTGGCTGGTGCATGAAG GTCATATGCGACCACATGGGATGGGGAGTTAAGACTGGCTTGCCCTACATCTGGCACAGCAAAGCAAGCAACCCATTCGTTAATCTCAAGAAGGAGTACAGGGGGATCTACTGGCAGGAAGACCTGATACCATTCTTCCAGGCCGCAGTTCTTCCCAAGGAATGCGTCACTGTTCAACAATGCTACATTGAACTCGCCAAGCAGGTCAAGGAGAAACTTGGCAAGGTTGATCCCTATTTCATTAAACTAGCTGATGCCATGGTCACTTGGATTGAAGCTTGGGATGGACTCAACTCTTCAGAGGAAAAATCTTCGAAGCAACCCAACGGGACAGCAAAGTAG
- the LOC7498216 gene encoding probable 6-phosphogluconolactonase 1 isoform X2, which translates to MCNGNRGEDLAFERFSLLFIYKRDRISSVSLSIFIRLLLCLCFVTIIGCTWKPRRMAHSGVHKDRGELRIHENLDELGTDLAEYIAELSEASVKERGVFAIAISGGSLIGLMGKLCEAPYNKTVDWAKWYIFWADERVVAKTHADSNYKLAKDGLLSKVPVVPSHVNSINDSVSAEEAADDYEFHVRQLVKTRTINVSDISDCPKFDLILLGMGSDGHVASLFPNHPVLDEKDEWVTFITDSPKSPPERITFTLPVINSASNVVVVVTGESKAEAVHLAIDDAGADCLSLPARLVQPTKGKLAWFLDKLAASKLDGSQFSE; encoded by the exons ATGTGTAATGGGAACAGAGGAGAGGATCTAGCATTTGAGAGATtttctcttctatttatttACAAAAGAGACAGAATTTCCTCAGTTTCCCTGTCTATTTTTATCCGTTTacttttgtgtttgtgttttgtcACGATCATTGGATGCACGTGGAAACCCAGAAG GATGGCTCATTCTGGGGTTCATAAAGATAGAGGGGAGTTGAGGATTCATGAGAATTTGGACGAGCTTGGCACTGATTTGGCAGAATATATTGCTGAATTATCAGAGGCATCGGTGAAGGAGAGGGGTGTCTTTGCCATTGCCATATCTGGTGGTTCTCTCATTGGCTTGATGGG GAAACTTTGTGAAGCTCCTTATAACAAGACTGTAGACTGGGCTAAATGGTATATATTTTGGGCGGATGAACGGGTGGTAGCCAAAACTCATGCTGATAGCAATTATAAGCTGGCAAAGGATGGTCTTTTGTCCAAG GTACCTGTTGTACCCAGTCATGTGAATTCTATCAATGATTCAGTGTCAGCAGAGGAGGCTGCTGACGACTATGAATTTCATGTTCGACAGTTAGTGAAAACACGAACAATTAATGTGTCTGATATTAGTGACTGCCCCAAGTTTGACCTCATCCTTCTTGGAATGGGCTCTGATGGTCATGTTGCCTCACTATTCCCTAACCACCCTGTGCTTGACGAGAAAGATGAGTGGGTTACTTTTATTACTGACTCCCCCAAATCCCCACCGGAGAGGATCACCTTCACTTTGCCTGTCATCAACTCAGCATCCAATGTGGTCGTGGTCGTGACAGGCGAGAGCAAAGCAGAGGCTGTACACTTGGCAATTGATGACGCAGGAGCTGACTGCCTGTCATTGCCTGCACGGTTGGTCCAGCCAACAAAAGGGAAGTTGGCGTGGTTTTTGGACAAGCTGGCTGCCTCAAAACTTGACGGTTCTCAGTTTTCTGAGTAG
- the LOC7471069 gene encoding uncharacterized protein LOC7471069, giving the protein MAAQQQVQKNTLYVGGLAEEVNEAILHATFIPFGDIKDVKTPLDQATQKHRSFGFVTFLEREDAASAMDNMDGAELYGRVLTVNYALPEKIKGGEQGWAAQPIWADADTWFERQQQEEEMQRMQAENRAAMEAAEELHRKKMAEEREGEKEDEGQVKDDPMARAEAEVLKQNIS; this is encoded by the exons ATGGCAGCACAGCAGCAAGTGCAAAAGAACACGCTATACGTAGGAGGATTAGCTGAGGAAGTAAACGAAGCAATACTCCACGCTACTTTCATTCCTTTTGGTGACATTAAGGATGTCAAAACCCCCTTAGATCAAGCCACACAGAAACACCGCTCTTTTGGCTTCGTTACTTTCCTCGAAAGAGAGGACGCCGCCTCCGCCATGGACAATATGGATGGCGCTGAGCTCTATGGTCGTGTCCTCACCGTTAATTACGCTTTGCCTGAGAAGATTAAGGGTGGTGAACAAGGTTGGGCTGCCCAGCCAA TCTGGGCTGATGCGGACACATGGTTCGAAAGGCAGCAGCAAGAGGAGGAAATGCAGCGTATGCAGGCAGAGAACAGGGCTGCAATGGAAGCTGCAGAAGAGTTGCACAGAAAGAAGATGGCAGAGGAGCGAGAAGGGGAGAAGGAAGATGAAGGGCAGGTCAAGGATGATCCAATGGCAAGGGCTGAAGCGGAGGTTTTGAAACAGAACATATCTTAG
- the LOC7471068 gene encoding fructokinase-like 2, chloroplastic: MASLSFTHFLPLSRWQLNWPNHQQLNFVQLQDFRLQNKWGLAAISRKKISEALPEEEPSENGVVGKKKTTRTGTKRTTSRTRKKKVADALEENSEVVGTNDPTNEKSVVSEDPKKTRRRTRRKDVSASTSLEESSTEKVRKRRARKKMDEDVETQDSESENSDQEQSEFVTNLEDESDGDLELDKDDGEDITYTYDWPPLVCCFGAAQHAFVPTGRPANRLLNYEIHDRMREAYWEPEKFMRAPGGSAGGVAVALASLGGKVAFMGKLGDDEFGQAMLYFLNVNNVQTRSVRMDSKRSTAVSQMKIARRGRLRMTCSKSCAEDSLLKSELNIDVLKQAKMFYFNTHSLLDRSMRSTALRAIKVSKKLGAVVFYDVNLPLPLWRSSEETKLFIQEAWNLADVIEVTKQELEFLCGIEPDEEFDTRNNAKSKFVHYGPEVVAPLWHENLEVLFVTNGTSKIHYYTREHNGAVHGMEDPPITPFTSDMSASGDGITAGLLRMLTVQPDLFTDKEYLESTIKYAIDCGVIDQWLLGRTRGFPPREEMGDEVEPDENGIRSATEKEYRTLENDSDPEGYMPPPEMECRPVKPVPDDTSSKTEKEYTYKASWM, encoded by the exons ATGGCGTCTCTATCTTTCACTCACTTCCTTCCACTGTCCAG GTGGCAATTGAATTGGCCAAATCATCAACAGCTGAACTTTGTCCAGCTTCAGGATTTTAGATTGCAAAATAAATGGGGTCTTGCAGCTATCTCTAGGAAGAAAATTTCAGAGGCTTTACCTGAAGAGGAACCCAGTGAAAATGGCGTagttgggaaaaaaaagacaaccagGACTGGTACTAAAAGAACTACGTCACGAACTAGGAAGAAAAAAGTAGCTGATGCTCTTGAGGAGAATTCTGAAGTAGTGGGGACTAATGATCCTACTAATGAGAAAAGTGTTGTGTCTGAAGATCCCAAGAAAACTCGAAGGAGGACTCGACGAAAAG ATGTGTCTGCTTCTACTAGTTTGGAAGAGTCGTCAACGGAGAAGGTCAGGAAGAGGAGGGCAAGAAAAAAGATGGATGAGGATGTTGAGACTCAAGATAGTGAATCTGAAAATAGTGATCAGGAGCAGTCTGAATTTGTTACAAATTTGGAGGATGAGAGTGATGGAGACCTGGAATTAGATAAAGATGACGGAGAGGATATCACCTACACATATGATTGGCCCCCTCTTGTTTGTTGTTTTGGAGCTGCACAACATGCTTTTGTACCCACAGGAAGGCCAGCCAACAGACtcttaaattatgaaattcatgACAGAATGAGGGAAGCTTATTGGGAACCTGAAAAATTTATGAGGGCTCCTGGGGGATCCGCAGGAGGTGTTGCAGTTGCTCTTGCAAGCTTGGGCGGTAAGGTTGCTTTCATGGGAAAACTTGGAGATGATGAGTTTGGTCAGGCAATGCTATACTTTTTGAATGTGAACAACGTTCAGACACGATCAGTTCGCATGGATAGTAAAAGATCAACAGCAGTATCACAGATGAAGATTGCCAGGCGAGGTCGCTTGAGAATGACTTGTTCCAAGTCCTGTGCGGAAGATTCTCTGTTGAAGTCTGAACTAAATATTGATGTGCTGAAGCAG GCAAAAATGTTCTACTTCAACACCCATTCCCTGCTTGATCGGAGCATGAGATCAACTGCATTGCGAGCAATCAAAGTTTCAAAGAAATTGGGAGCAGTTGTTTTCTATGATGTAAACCTTCCCTTGCCACTGTGGCGGTCAAGTGAAGAAACCAAACTATTCATACAAGAAGCATGGAACCTTGCGGACGTTATTGAAGTTACTAAGCAAGAACTTGAGTTTCTATGCGGGATTGAGCCCGATGAGGAATTCGACACCAGAAATAATGCCAAATCTAAGTTTGTCCATTATGGGCCAGAAGTTGTTGCACCGCTTTGGCATGAAAATCTAGAGGTTTTGTTTGTGACAAATGGCACTTCAAAGATACATTACTACACCAGGGAGCACAATGGAGCAGTGCATGGCATGGAGGATCCCCCCATTACCCCTTTCACTAGTGATATGTCAGCTTCTGGAGATGGCATCACTGCAG GTCTACTGAGAATGTTAACTGTTCAACCAGACCTTTTTACCGATAAAGAATACTTGGAAAGCACAATCAAGTATGCAATTGACTGTGGAGTTATCGATCAATGGCTTCTTGGACGGACACGTGGCTTTCCTCCCAGGGAAGAGATGGGAGATGAAGTGGAGCCTGATGAAAATGGCATAAGGTCAGCAACAGAAAAGGAATACCGCACTTTGGAGAACGATTCTGATCCGGAAGGCTACATGCCACCGCCAGAAATGGAATGCCGCCCAGTGAAGCCTGTTCCAGATGACACCAGTTCGAAAACAGAAAAGGAATATACGTACAAGGCTTCTTGGATGTAG
- the LOC7498216 gene encoding probable 6-phosphogluconolactonase 1 isoform X1 translates to MCNGNRGEDLAFERFSLLFIYKRDRISSVSLSIFIRLLLCLCFVTIIGCTWKPRRMAHSGVHKDRGELRIHENLDELGTDLAEYIAELSEASVKERGVFAIAISGGSLIGLMGKLCEAPYNKTVDWAKWYIFWADERVVAKTHADSNYKLAKDGLLSKQVPVVPSHVNSINDSVSAEEAADDYEFHVRQLVKTRTINVSDISDCPKFDLILLGMGSDGHVASLFPNHPVLDEKDEWVTFITDSPKSPPERITFTLPVINSASNVVVVVTGESKAEAVHLAIDDAGADCLSLPARLVQPTKGKLAWFLDKLAASKLDGSQFSE, encoded by the exons ATGTGTAATGGGAACAGAGGAGAGGATCTAGCATTTGAGAGATtttctcttctatttatttACAAAAGAGACAGAATTTCCTCAGTTTCCCTGTCTATTTTTATCCGTTTacttttgtgtttgtgttttgtcACGATCATTGGATGCACGTGGAAACCCAGAAG GATGGCTCATTCTGGGGTTCATAAAGATAGAGGGGAGTTGAGGATTCATGAGAATTTGGACGAGCTTGGCACTGATTTGGCAGAATATATTGCTGAATTATCAGAGGCATCGGTGAAGGAGAGGGGTGTCTTTGCCATTGCCATATCTGGTGGTTCTCTCATTGGCTTGATGGG GAAACTTTGTGAAGCTCCTTATAACAAGACTGTAGACTGGGCTAAATGGTATATATTTTGGGCGGATGAACGGGTGGTAGCCAAAACTCATGCTGATAGCAATTATAAGCTGGCAAAGGATGGTCTTTTGTCCAAG CAGGTACCTGTTGTACCCAGTCATGTGAATTCTATCAATGATTCAGTGTCAGCAGAGGAGGCTGCTGACGACTATGAATTTCATGTTCGACAGTTAGTGAAAACACGAACAATTAATGTGTCTGATATTAGTGACTGCCCCAAGTTTGACCTCATCCTTCTTGGAATGGGCTCTGATGGTCATGTTGCCTCACTATTCCCTAACCACCCTGTGCTTGACGAGAAAGATGAGTGGGTTACTTTTATTACTGACTCCCCCAAATCCCCACCGGAGAGGATCACCTTCACTTTGCCTGTCATCAACTCAGCATCCAATGTGGTCGTGGTCGTGACAGGCGAGAGCAAAGCAGAGGCTGTACACTTGGCAATTGATGACGCAGGAGCTGACTGCCTGTCATTGCCTGCACGGTTGGTCCAGCCAACAAAAGGGAAGTTGGCGTGGTTTTTGGACAAGCTGGCTGCCTCAAAACTTGACGGTTCTCAGTTTTCTGAGTAG
- the LOC7498216 gene encoding probable 6-phosphogluconolactonase 1 isoform X3 → MAHSGVHKDRGELRIHENLDELGTDLAEYIAELSEASVKERGVFAIAISGGSLIGLMGKLCEAPYNKTVDWAKWYIFWADERVVAKTHADSNYKLAKDGLLSKQVPVVPSHVNSINDSVSAEEAADDYEFHVRQLVKTRTINVSDISDCPKFDLILLGMGSDGHVASLFPNHPVLDEKDEWVTFITDSPKSPPERITFTLPVINSASNVVVVVTGESKAEAVHLAIDDAGADCLSLPARLVQPTKGKLAWFLDKLAASKLDGSQFSE, encoded by the exons ATGGCTCATTCTGGGGTTCATAAAGATAGAGGGGAGTTGAGGATTCATGAGAATTTGGACGAGCTTGGCACTGATTTGGCAGAATATATTGCTGAATTATCAGAGGCATCGGTGAAGGAGAGGGGTGTCTTTGCCATTGCCATATCTGGTGGTTCTCTCATTGGCTTGATGGG GAAACTTTGTGAAGCTCCTTATAACAAGACTGTAGACTGGGCTAAATGGTATATATTTTGGGCGGATGAACGGGTGGTAGCCAAAACTCATGCTGATAGCAATTATAAGCTGGCAAAGGATGGTCTTTTGTCCAAG CAGGTACCTGTTGTACCCAGTCATGTGAATTCTATCAATGATTCAGTGTCAGCAGAGGAGGCTGCTGACGACTATGAATTTCATGTTCGACAGTTAGTGAAAACACGAACAATTAATGTGTCTGATATTAGTGACTGCCCCAAGTTTGACCTCATCCTTCTTGGAATGGGCTCTGATGGTCATGTTGCCTCACTATTCCCTAACCACCCTGTGCTTGACGAGAAAGATGAGTGGGTTACTTTTATTACTGACTCCCCCAAATCCCCACCGGAGAGGATCACCTTCACTTTGCCTGTCATCAACTCAGCATCCAATGTGGTCGTGGTCGTGACAGGCGAGAGCAAAGCAGAGGCTGTACACTTGGCAATTGATGACGCAGGAGCTGACTGCCTGTCATTGCCTGCACGGTTGGTCCAGCCAACAAAAGGGAAGTTGGCGTGGTTTTTGGACAAGCTGGCTGCCTCAAAACTTGACGGTTCTCAGTTTTCTGAGTAG